The Petrotoga mobilis SJ95 genomic sequence TATATATGAGTAGGAGTTTTGAAAAGTATTTATCGAAAACTGAACGTTTAAAAACGTTAGACAATCTCATTTACTATGATGGTCAAACAATAGATTTGACAAATCGAGTAATAGAGACTATAATATTAGCAGTGCCAGAAGTTCCACTGTGTAAAGAAGATTGCAAAGGGCTATGTCCTATCTGTGGAATTGATTTGAACGAAAATCCAGAGCATTCTTGTGAAACAGAGGATATTGACCCACGTTTTGTAATGCTAAAAAAGTTGTTGGATAATGAAAAATCAAATTAATACAAAATACCAAAGGGGGAAACATACATGGCAACGCCAAAACAAAAGGCTTCAAGAGGTCAAACACATTCTAGAAGAGCGAAATTTTACTCTGCCTACAAGATCAATGTTGTAAAATGTCCGAAGTGCGGAGAGCCAAAATTACCACACCGCGTTTGTTTGAATTGTGGATACTATGGTGACAAACAAATCTTAGAAATAGGTGAATGAGCCTATGAATAGTGTAAAAATAGGTATCGATCTATACGGCGGTGATAATGCGCCCAGTTCTGTTGTTGAGGGCGCACTTTTTGCTTTAAAGAATAAGTTCCTTTCTCCTGAAGAATTGGTTATAGTGGGAAATGAAATTTCAAAGGAAGATTTAGATAAAATATCGAATTTACAGATTGTCCCAGCTAAAAATTTGGTTAGTAACGAGACAAAACCAACGGAAGTTTTGAAAATGAAAGAATCTTCGATGTACGTAGGCTGCGAAATGTTGAAAAATAACGAATTAAATGCTTTTGTTAGTGCAGGTAACACTGGTGCATTACTATCAAGCGGTACATTTGTTGCAGGTAGACTACCTGGTATAAAAAGGCCTGCCTTGGTTTTAGCCCTTCCTTCTAAATCCAATAAACCCAAAATTTTGGTGGATGCAGGAGCAAACGCTGAAGTAAAGGCTGAACATTTTTATGATTTTGCAAGGGAGGGAATAGCTTACGCTAAATTTTTGAATCTTGAAAATCCAAGGGTTGGGATTTTAAATATCGGTTCTGAAGACGAAAAGGGAAATTCAATTGTTAGAGAAGCTTCTAATTTGTTGAAAGAAGAAAAGAAGTTTAATTATGTTGGCTATGTAGAAGCACGTGAGTTGTTTGATGATACGTGTGATATAATAGTTACAGACGGATTCACCGGTAACAACGTTTTAAAAACTATGGAAGGTACAGCTTATTTCATCCTTCATGAATTGAAAGAAACGATTAAAAAAGGTGGGTTATTCACAAAATTAGGAGCCTTGTTTCTAAGAGGTTCTTTAAAATCTTTAGTCAATAAAATTGATTATAGGAGTTACGGAGGGACATTCTTTTTGGGGGTCAATGGTGTTTTAGTTAAGGCGCATGGGTCTTCAGACGCTGAAGCAATAGCTAATGCATTGTACGTGGCTTACCGTGCCGCCAAATTTGACTTGATCGAAAAGATTGAGATTTAAAAGGGGGTTTAACAATTGTGTGGGATAGTAGGGTTTGTTTCCGATAGAAAAGTGAAAGTTGAAGATCTTATTTCTGGATTGAAAAAACTTGAGTATCGAGGATACGATTCCGCAG encodes the following:
- a CDS encoding YceD family protein; its protein translation is MFNEELKNKNLIVELESFEKILEREIIIRNWKEIELPSEKAKILAPIDVNVSLEKGDSQVLVNGKIETMVQLHCSRCLKPIEYWIDESFEAVYMSRSFEKYLSKTERLKTLDNLIYYDGQTIDLTNRVIETIILAVPEVPLCKEDCKGLCPICGIDLNENPEHSCETEDIDPRFVMLKKLLDNEKSN
- the rpmF gene encoding 50S ribosomal protein L32, which encodes MATPKQKASRGQTHSRRAKFYSAYKINVVKCPKCGEPKLPHRVCLNCGYYGDKQILEIGE
- the plsX gene encoding phosphate acyltransferase PlsX; translation: MNSVKIGIDLYGGDNAPSSVVEGALFALKNKFLSPEELVIVGNEISKEDLDKISNLQIVPAKNLVSNETKPTEVLKMKESSMYVGCEMLKNNELNAFVSAGNTGALLSSGTFVAGRLPGIKRPALVLALPSKSNKPKILVDAGANAEVKAEHFYDFAREGIAYAKFLNLENPRVGILNIGSEDEKGNSIVREASNLLKEEKKFNYVGYVEARELFDDTCDIIVTDGFTGNNVLKTMEGTAYFILHELKETIKKGGLFTKLGALFLRGSLKSLVNKIDYRSYGGTFFLGVNGVLVKAHGSSDAEAIANALYVAYRAAKFDLIEKIEI